From Armigeres subalbatus isolate Guangzhou_Male unplaced genomic scaffold, GZ_Asu_2 Contig2036, whole genome shotgun sequence, the proteins below share one genomic window:
- the LOC134203643 gene encoding trypsin-1-like codes for MKLLVLLVGLIAAVSAAPSKDYIELARGGRVVGGINALPNEFPSIVSVQRLILTLSAHICGGTVINQRWVLTAAHCITESPENARFAIWAGSHDITVTESARQVVNVDISIVHPEYLGGVNPSDVAVMRLASYLNFNNFVQPANLQPAGSTAQPGPATLAGWGSTSTTNNPSMPAILQKVVKPIIDYDTCVQANGGEGNSPLGTTNVCTGPLTGGISACSGDSGGPLYTIANGVQTQVGIVSWGWMPCGSIGRPSVYVGISHYRSWIDSNSVL; via the exons ATGAAACTGTTGGTGCTTTTAGTTGGCTTGATCGCTGCTGTCTCTGCAGCGCCTA GCAAGGACTACATTGAATTGGCCCGTGGAGGACGCGTGGTCGGTGGAATCAATGCCCTCCCAAATGAGTTTCCTAGCATTGTATCTGTCCAACGTTTGATTTTGACTCTATCGGCCCATATCTGTGGTGGTACCGTCATTAACCAGCGATGGGTCCTGACAGCTGCTCATTGTATCACTGAATCGCCTGAGAATGCTCGGTTCGCCATTTGGGCCGGTTCACATGATATCACCGTTACGGAAAGCGCCCGCCAGGTGGTAAACGTGGATATTTCTATCGTTCATCCAGAGTACCTTGGTGGAGTGAATCCATCGGATGTGGCCGTCATGCGTTTGGCTAGCTACTTGAACTTCAACAATTTCGTCCAACCAGCCAATCTGCAACCGGCAGGATCAACTGCTCAGCCCGGCCCAGCAACTCTGGCCGGATGGGGCAGCACCTCCACCACCAACAACCCATCGATGCCCGCCATCCTGCAGAAGGTTGTGAAACCAATCATTGATTACGATACTTGCGTCCAGGCCAATGGCGGCGAAGGAAACAGTCCCCTCGGAACAACCAACGTTTGCACTGGCCCTCtgaccggaggaatttcggccTGCTCTGGAGATTCTGGCGGCCCACTGTACACCATTGCCAATGGTGTGCAGACCCAGGTCGGTATTGTATCCTGGGGATGGATGCCATGCGGTTCTATTGGACGCCCATCTGTTTATGTTGGTATTTCTCACTACCGCTCTTGGATCGATTCCAATTCTGTATTGTAA
- the LOC134203642 gene encoding uncharacterized protein LOC134203642, translating to MKTTTSALRMALLLLVAFVLIAKIESTPAYRQDIISENNLKQLSKDDLIRLLQSDAKWSSSSNSHDDSSEELKYKPVPYVPTNTGNSLINTGNQIPQVNY from the exons atgaaaactacAACAAGTGCGCTTCGCATGGCACTGCTGCTGTTGGTGGCATTCGTCCTAATTGCCAAAATTG AAAGCACCCCTGCATACCGCCAAGACATAATTTCCGAAAACAATTTAAAGCAGCTCAGTAAGGATGATCTTATACGG CTTCTTCAATCGGACGCCAAATGGTCTTCGTCCAGTAACAGCCACGACGATAGTTCGGAAGAATTGAAGTACAAGCCAGTACCGTATGTTCCCACCAACACGGGCAATTCATTGATCAACACGGGTAACCAAATACCACAAGTAAATTATTGA
- the LOC134203644 gene encoding LOW QUALITY PROTEIN: chymotrypsin B-like (The sequence of the model RefSeq protein was modified relative to this genomic sequence to represent the inferred CDS: deleted 2 bases in 1 codon), producing the protein MNRSFIVLLFGLLLFYSASTTSDEPNATSTAFRIVGGYSITISAIPFICSIRQRNTGPPVDNGQWSWLCGGTVVNQNWLLTSAHCIFGLDIARILVVCGLRQARTIQLVQTSPAYVQGQKGNDLALVLLKKPLVFSDNVQPITIWDGQPLPSNEATIVGYGLSSYDVAGWRANGLQAATVPILSNEQCYQRLGYLAAYLTTDTICTDNGSDGAGNASGDSGGPVIIATEQQAFNLIAIPSWTVSPCGSGPSMHTLISPHINWILDVITPNLVQN; encoded by the exons ATGAACCGTTCATTCATTGTTCTTCTTTTTGGTTTGCTTTTATTTTACTCGGCATCGACGACATCAG ATGAGCCCAATGCTACTTCAACGGCTTTTCGGATCGTCGGTGGCTACAGCATCACCATCAGTGCAATTCCCTTCATTTGTTCCATCCGTCAGAGAAATACGGGACCGCCAGTAGATAACGGCCAATGGAGCTGGTTGTGCGGGGGAACGGTCGTAAATCAGAACTGGCTGCTCACTTCCGCTCATTGCATTTTCGGCCTAGATATCGCTCGTATATTGGTTGTTTGTGGCCTACGCCAAGCCCGCACCATCCAGCTGGTTCAAACCAGCCCGGCTTATGTCCAGGGACAAAAAGGAAACGATTTGGCGTTG GTTTTGCTCAAGAAACCACTGGTTTTCAGTGACAACGTACAACCCATTACAATTTGGGATGGACAGCCGCTTCCATCTAACGAGGCCACAATTGTCGGTTATGGATTATCTTCGTACGACGTAGCAGGATGGCGAGCAAATGGTTTACAG GCCGCCACCGTTCCAATACTGTCAAACGAACAATGTTACCAACGACTCGGTTATCTGGCTGCTTATCTGACAACTGATACCATCTGTACTGATAACGGTTCTGATGGCGCAGGGAAC GCGTCAGGGGATTCCGGTGGTCCAGTCATTATTGCTACAGAGCAGCAAGCCTTCAATTTGATAGCGATACCATCCTGGACGGTTAGCCCGTGCGGTAGCGGACCGTCGATGCATACTCTTATTTCGCCTCACATCAACTGGATTCTCGACGTTATTACTCCGAATCTTGTGCAGAACTAA